One stretch of Bacteroidota bacterium DNA includes these proteins:
- the rplE gene encoding 50S ribosomal protein L5, producing the protein MAKEQKKKAEKAEAGEKTSASHVAPKNYTPRLKTKYFKEIVPALQKEFSFKSPMRAPRLHKIAINQGVGDAVADRKIMEGALNEMSIITGQKPVATLSKKDISNFKVRKGVAIGVKVTLRSDRMYEFLDRFISTALPRIRDFKGISKNGFDGRGNYTLGITEQIIFPEINIDKVNKVRGMDITFVTSARTNAEAHALLREFGVPFKKEEDEKKKGHKAEMIFGGVAKKDIKKETKKDSK; encoded by the coding sequence ATGGCAAAAGAACAAAAGAAAAAAGCGGAGAAAGCAGAAGCAGGAGAAAAAACTTCCGCCTCTCATGTTGCTCCTAAAAATTATACTCCTCGTCTGAAGACGAAATATTTTAAAGAAATTGTTCCGGCTCTTCAGAAGGAATTCAGTTTTAAAAGCCCGATGCGCGCTCCGCGCCTGCACAAGATTGCAATCAATCAGGGTGTGGGTGATGCAGTGGCGGACAGAAAAATTATGGAAGGCGCTTTGAACGAAATGTCAATCATCACAGGGCAAAAACCGGTTGCCACTCTTTCAAAGAAAGATATTTCAAACTTCAAAGTGAGAAAAGGAGTTGCGATTGGCGTGAAAGTAACTTTGCGTTCTGATAGAATGTATGAGTTCCTCGACCGCTTTATTTCCACTGCCCTGCCCCGCATCCGCGATTTCAAAGGAATCAGCAAAAATGGTTTTGACGGAAGAGGAAATTACACGCTCGGAATCACGGAGCAGATTATTTTTCCTGAAATCAATATTGATAAAGTAAATAAAGTTCGCGGAATGGATATCACGTTTGTAACTTCTGCAAGAACAAATGCAGAAGCGCACGCTCTGCTGAGAGAATTCGGAGTGCCGTTCAAAAAAGAAGAAGACGAAAAGAAAAAAGGACATAAAGCGGAAATGATTTTCGGTGGAGTTGCAAAAAAGGATATTAAAAAAGAAACTAAAAAAGATTCAAAATAA